The Aedes aegypti strain LVP_AGWG chromosome 1, AaegL5.0 Primary Assembly, whole genome shotgun sequence sequence ctggaaaaatacctGACTGAATTACTCAAAGAATCAATGCAATTCTGGAGAATTtcatgaaggatttttttttgtatgagaatgaatatctggagaaattattgcatGAATCCTTGGTGAATCTATTAGCTAAGGCATCttcggaagaatctctgaaaggaATCTCAAATTAATGCGtcgtttaaattttgaagaaattctcttGTCAAATTTATGTagaatttatttaggaattGAAGTAAGCTCAATCAAAGAACTTTGTTGACTGTGTCAATGTTATTCCTTACGTCGATTTGGACGCCTTTcacaatttcttcaaacccaaaattaaaattctaaTTCTAATCTTTTTTACCCtctgataaaattcatttcCCGTAGGTAACGCTACACGCTGTTCGCGTCAACAGATTTCCCCCACAGCCCGTACGGAGCAGGTAACCGGCTAGGCGGCGGAACAACAGCAATGGACTCGGAACACGGGAGCGATCCGATGGGGATGCCCGGTGCGGTTCTGGTCGTCGAGGAGGAAGGCGAGGAAGCGGTCGAGTTGCCACTGGAAGACGATGGTACCCTGTCGCTGTCGACGCTGCAGGCCCAGTTCTACGGTGCCTGTGGGCTCAAGTATCGCAATCCGGAAAACAAGGCGATCCGTGGCGTGCGGCTAAACGACAACAAGCTGCACCCGTTCTCGCCCGACCAGGGCTGGGGTAATCACATCTACATCTGTGTGTTCCCCAAGGAGAACAAACGCAAGAGCGACGACAAGCTGGAGAACTCCACGCCCAAAACGAAGCGCATCGAGAATCGCAACCGCACGACTACGGATTTGATCGTGCTGGGGTTGCCCTGGAAGACTACGGAGGAAGGATTGCGTGAGTACTTTGATGCATTTGGGGATTTGTTGGTGGTTCAAATAAAGAAGGATGCCAAAACTGGGCAATCCAAGGGCTACGGATTCATCCGGTTTGCCAAGTTTGAATCGCAGATGAAAGCACTGTCCAAACGCCACCTGATCGATGGCCGTTGGTGCGATGTTAAAGTTCCGAGCAGCAAAGATCAGATGCAGCACCAGATGCCGAGCAAGATCTTCCTGGGTCGTGTGACGGAAGAAATGACAGCGGATGACATCCGGGAGTACTTCAGCAAGTACGGAGAAGTTACGGATGTGTTCATCCCGAAACCGTTCCGAGCGTTTGCTTTTGTAACGTTCATAGATCCCCACGTGGCCCAGAGTCTCTGCGGTGAAGATCATTTGATTAAGGGTGCCTCGGTTTACGTATCGACGGCTTCACCCCGCCCGGAACATAACCGTAACCAGCAAAAGAACCAGATGGGAGGTAACTTTTCCAATTATGACGAACGTGGACCACCGCCGCGTTCTTCAGGATCCGATTATGGGGGCCAACAGTCTCATTCGAACATGAATTCGAACTATCATCATGGAGGAGGAGGTGGAGGTGGATACAACAATCTGCCGCAGAATCAGCCAATCTGGAACTATAACGAGTACTCGCAACAGAACCGTCAGAACAACAGCAACATTGACAGCATGCCCAACCTTCAGGCCTTGGGTTTAAACTCGACAGGCCCTGGCCCGAACGGCGGAGGCCAGGGAAACACAGCGGGTCTTCATGGGGGCCACCACGGTTCGGCGGGGATGGGTGGGAATCATCTGAGTGGGGGTGGAGCGACGAGTGGGGCAACGGGGGCTGGTGGTAACAGCGGAGCTCCAGGTGTCATCGGAAACCATGGAGGTCCTGCTGGGGGTAACATGAACCTCAACCAGATGCCGATCAATCCGGCCATCATTGCCGCTGCCCTGAGCCAGTGGAGCCTCATCGGTAATCAGATGCATAACAATCCGCAAGGATCGGGTGGCCCTGGAGGACCAGGAGCACCGGGACAAAGTGGCAGTGCCGCCGGACCGGGTAACCCGGCTGGACCGGGCTCGGGCGGTCCCGGTGCCGGACAGGAGTATCTACCGTGGAACGGAACAGGTAATGGGAACTCCGCCGCCGGTGGCCCCGCCGGAAGAGGAGAACAGAATCGACAATAGACACCGACCGGTTTTCCTCTTCGGCTTTGTAGTAGTTGAAATGATGAAACGCTTACACATTTCTTATCCCCCCTCTCCTAAACAAAAGCGAGAACTCACAGTCCCTTAACAACACATTTACACGCACTTTTACCCCGTTGTTTGGAAACCCATTCAGTCACTCACTCACGTAATAGACAGGCACTTATCACTCACACACACCCCCACACGCACACATTTGATGAGAGACGCGAGAACGAGAGAAAGTTGAGAATGAGGGGACTTTCTTGCTATCCTTACGACGGGATGAGACGTTTTAACCTTATCCTTAATACGCCTCAATGGAAGAAGAGACTcgaaaagaaaactattaagcTATAAAATTTAGGTCGCCGGAATGTTGCGTTCGTAATTGTTTATTTTCCCGATCATATGGAAACTAGGTGTAGAAGTGCAGTGTAGCTATTAAGTGTATGAAAGTTTAGTCACCGAACGATAAAATGACGACATTGCAAAACTACTCTCCAGAATGGTCCCGCTTTTTCTTTTTTAACCTGATTTTGGTTGTATAAGTTTTAACTGACACactagagagagagagaaagagaaaGTTTGTTCATATTTTCCTGAGATAAATTATTGAGATTGAGAGTAATATATTCACACAACTGAGCTGGAGGAAGAGAGCCCGCGAACAGAAGACGCAATAGAGTTTTGTTgtctaaagaaaaaaaaaaactgtgtgtATTGTGAGTTCGAGTCCGAGTTGAGGCCGTTCCATTAGCACCCATTTTAACGGTGTGTGCGTGTGGAATGGCAGTTCGACCCGGTTTCGCCTTAAACCGTATGCTTTTCGTTTAGATTATCATCCTATTTGTAGGTTTAAAAAGTCGTCCGGAACGGCGGCAGAAGAGAGAACGTGCGCAAGGGAAGTATCCAAGTACAACAAAGTCGGTAAAGAAGTATCCGCAGAATTGGTGGTGGTAGTTGTGTTGTAGTTCATAGACGCGAACACGTCGGTGCCGTTGGTGGTTGGTAAGCGGACGAGGAGGCGATTCGTCATCGACGCGTTTCGGTGGCCAATGGCAGAATCGGAACGGACGAAGTCAAACCAACAGCGGCCCTGCGATCGATAATACTTGGACAGTGTGAGTGAACGAACGGCTGAGCCGGGCGCTAAAATAAAAGTCGATAAAATAGATTCTCTACTGCTGCCAAAAGAAGACCGTCGTCATTTTTAGTCACTAATGTATAAataaacaaagttttgatttttattggtGTGAGCGTTTTTGGTTTTGATTTCTGTTTGATGAATCATTTACAAAGAATTTCGAGTAGAGAGGAAAACCATGCGGGAGGAGGAATTTGACATAGAGGAGCTAGAAAATCACTACACGCATACTACTTTTCGCAGTAGGACTTAAGCAAGGAAATCGAATTAAATTCACGATGAACACTACTATATGCTATTGATTAAAACGAGAAAAAATGAGAGAAAAACTACAAACTATAATTTAAACGTGTATTTGAAATGAAAGCTATAAATGCACAAAGAGTGCATTCGTTTGAAATGATtacaatgatgatgatgatgatgatgataatgaaaaaaaacatgttggTATGATGGTGAAtgattaaaatattattattattacgactataaaaatatatattatattgAGCTAGAGTTACGCAAAAGACGGCAACAACAGAGAGGAAAAACGAAGTACGCGAGTAGATTTGCAGCAAAGGCGCGCAAGCAAGCCCGATTTTTATGAATGAGTTTCGCTAACAAACcacgatgaaaaatagcaatttGTAATAGGATTGTGAGTGTGTGTTTTTGACTTTTTCCCCTTGCCAACCCCTGATCCGCCTTTTGACGCGTTGTAGAAGTGAGCGCGCGCGCTCGTGCACGAAAGAACTCGCGGTGTTGTCGTCGTACCCAGTAATTTGGAACGAGAGAGTAAGAGAGAGAGCGAAGTGAGCTAGAGAAAAGTGAATATTATATACGTGAATTAAtctatgataaaaaaaatgaatggaagcaaatatgacgaaaattagttggagataaaaaaaaaaaaagttataaaatgcATTGATCTGTACTCATTGGTGTGTGATGTGTTTGATTATTGTTTTAGTAAATATGGGGTAGTGACAGAACAAAAGAAATGCCAGATTTTGAATAGAGGTGGTTGAGAGTTAAGAGTTGGATAGAAGAATGAGAATTTTGTGGGATTGGAAAAGTGTTCAACTTAAATACATGAGTGATAGACGTTGTCCGACCAGATCAAAGATTCATCAGTTGTTATCCTTAGTTCTAGAAAAAAGGCTAGCTGATAGCTCTTTGGAATCTTTCAAAAGGTTTTTCGGGCCATGTTGAAGATTTCTTCTATAAGCAACAGTTTACAAAAAGCTGTCGAGAATTCCGTTGCTTGAAATTGCAAGCATGTTTGATATGTCACATCTCCAAAacttgtgaaaataaatatctTGGCAGAGAGAAAAAAGTGGCTTAGAAAAAGAATACTTAAGACCGATGATTTTTGTATGCAGTAGAGCTTCTGGGAAGCTAACGGAATTATTCTCAGATGTTTGCCAGTAGCACATCTAATGGTTGCAGATAGTGTCTTACAAGTGGTTCACAGAAATCGCAATTTCACAATAAAAAGTCATCAAATTAATTTGCAATCATTTTTTAACACAAAAGAACTGCTTAAAAGCATTTAAGAAACATGCAGAAAAAGCCTTCTCTGATAAACCAGATAACTGCTAAGTAGGTTCCTTTAGATACCCTTGAAGGTATGGAGAAATGTTCGCAAAAGCCTCTCCAAAACGtttgaaaagtttttgtaaAGTTGACAAAACCATCTTCAGAAACGTGTGATGTAACGTTTGGAGAGAGCTCTTAAAAAAACGCAAAAAGTTGAAGTGGAATCAATTGGATCGGAGCATTTAGATGATAGTAAAGGAAAAATTGGAATTGTATCAGAATACTTCTAAGCATAAGCTtgcacagggctggtagcaagtcactttttagtgacttggtcacttttttcgacctggtcacttaaaagtcactatttccaacaaaaagtcactaaagtcacttttttcagaaaaatggtcactaaagtcactattttcgtgatCTGCTGAAAATTAAATTCAAGGCTGGTGGAACTTTTCAAACTTCATCAAAAAGAAATTGATATTTGTAATATATAAAGACAAATATAGTGTGATTGGGAAACGAAAGTGTCAAGAAAATAGGGAATCCTGGCTAGCTTTATGGAAGAATTCAGGTGAATATTTCGTAAACATTTCCCATAAAAAAgggcaattttttttctgagcaAGGATATTCTGGCAAAacttagggcaacttcaccggtggacCAAATCACAGGTTTGGTTCAAATTTTTGGACCTTAGTAAAGAATTGAGCTTGAACCGATGTTGCAAATGaagttccaattttattttataccagttttaagttctattttttggaacaggctAGCAGCCTGGTATATTTTATGTCGGATTTGAACCAAGATTTGAGCTGTTTGATTTAAAAAGGAAAGCAAACATCAAGCTATTTTTCCGGGGAATCAAATAATTTCTACGAGAATACTTCTAAAGATTCCTCAACGAAGTTCTCCAACAGAGCACTCCAGgagctcttccagaaattctaccgaAGTTGTTCCGATGTGTCTAACACAACTTCCACTAGGAACTAATCCATGGATTCCCACCAGTAGTTTCTTCTTGGATTTATTAAGGGGAcctctttcaagaattcatccgcgGATTCGCTACAGCAAAACCTCCGggggtttcctccaggaatttcttcgggtatttccatcaaaaatttcttcgtagatttcgtccagaaattcttccaggaatttccatCAGAAAATCTCTTAAGGATTTCCGCCAGGAATTCTAAGAATTTGTTTCTAAGAAATCCttcgggaattttctccagaagtttctcagaGGCATTCCAATAGCAAATTAACCggagattttgtccagaaattcttctacaaattgCTTCGGTAAATCCCCGGTAAATCCAGATAATTTATCCGAGGATTTTCCCAGGAGGaggattttatccagaaattcctctggagatttcctccagaagaaAGCAAATTTAAACCGTTTATAGTGATATCAGTGGCGATTTCAAAGCGTCAAATATACTGTTAATACATTTTAGCAACACATATGCGGTTTCAATCGTTTACTGTTTGTTTACAATGTAAGTACTAGATACCCCCATTGATTTGACCGCTTTTATTCTAAATTAATGATTAATcagtcatttagctcatggaatgCAATGAAGTCAAATGGAACGTTGTGAAACGAAACgctgaatcaaaacaaaacagccagaAGACTAAACAGAAACACGGTTTTAAGTATTCAATTTcaaatggtttgcatgaggtaccgtccaaattagcgggggtgcacggtatgcaaaattagtcattttcagGGTCGTAGAACATATAAATCCTGTAACCTCAAAAGTTTTACGATATGATTGTTTTCAGAAGTTCATTTATTGGAACGTTCAGTTTAATTGTAGATATTAGTGTTATAAGTGTTTACTCAGAAGAAAGGGTTTTcattttacagaaattctgccacaaattttaccattgtttcagtttttctgcttgtttttaatatttgataggcaaggattttttttcagaatgttctgAAATTCATCCACTTTTTATGAATAAGTTAAATCTTAAATGTACCATCTTTCTGAGCAATCAAGGCTTATCTTGGACAGACAAATGTTAAGAAACATTTCCAGCCATTACTGCTATTCTTTACATTCTAAAATTACACAATATGTGCATTCGTAAATATCAATATAGAACGTATTTTCCTTTCTGGTTTATTTTATGACTAATGCTTCTGGTTTTGAAGTCACTTTaaggtcactttttggtcactatttggtcactattttgatcattttggtcactaaagtcactattattttggtCTTTgattgctaccagccctggctTGCAGGAGAAATTTTATCGGAAGCTTAGAAAGAGCTCCTTAAAGGCTGACTGACTTATTACGTGAGTTGGATGAGTCGAAGGAAATCAACTTTGCTTATTCTAAATTTCTAAGAAGCACATAGAGAactcttcaaaaatatatttggaagCTTACAacagaaagcttctcacaaacATATGGATGGCATGAATAGCTTCTCTTATGGGACATTTTAGAAGCTTTTGTGAAGCTTCCCAGATACGTGTATAATACTTGTCAAATGCGGAGAACTTCTCAGAAGTTTGCGACATACAACTCGGCCTCAACAGGCTTGAAACGgttaaaaataacttaaaatggtttaaaacgacgtaaaatggcttaaacggcTTCAAAAGGCTTAGCATGACGActtgaaatggctttaaacggattgaaatagcttaaaacgtcttgaaacagttcaaaatggtttaaaacggcttaaaacggattgAAAAGGCTTTAAACGccttttgagccattttttaataacctaaaacagcttaaaacggcccaaaatggcttaaaactttAAAACGGATTGAAAGTGGTttaaacggcataaaatggcttgaaacggcttcaaaaggcttaaaacgaCGGCTtgaaatgacttaaaacggATTGAAATTGCTCTAAACGGCATAAAACGAATCAAATGCAGAGAACTTCCCAGAAGTTTGCAACATAGAGctcggcttaaaaaggcttaaaatggcttaaaacgacgtaaaatggcttgaaacggcttcataggcttaaaatgacttaaaatggcctaaaacgaCGTGAAATGGCCTGAAACGGCTTCAAAGGCTTAAAACGACGGCTTGAAATGGATTTAAACGGAttgaaatagcttaaaacgtcttgaaacggtttaaaacggcttaaaacttaTTGAAATGGCTCTAAATGCCTTTTAAGGCGAAACAGTTTGTAATCAACTTCTCAGATTGCGCTAAAACTTCACAGGCATAAATCTCCCGAAGAAAGCATTCCACAACACTGCACTTTTTATTtcggctttgtgcactagcagaaagcttaaaataagaagatcagaaacgtttgccaactatttctccagttttgtgcctttgaaaacgtgagtagggggacaagtcggccattgtgctggacatctttggattccgagatgtttcaccttaagccatttttaaacggcttaaaactttAAAACGGATTGATAGTGGGttaaacggcataaaatggcttgaaacggcttgaaatggatttaaacgacttaaaatgtactaccgaaaagctaaacattacatataatttgcaattggattagatggacaaattgatgtgaagatttgcgaaaaagttacacgtcttctcagtgagaatcgaactcacgactccccgatctctagttggggcgcgttaaccactacgccatgagaggactcatgaacgcagaagttaacctgaattcgatttcagctcaataatcacgtggtcctctttcgcaaagtgcacctctttcggaagaattagatgcccatccaaacacaacgctttctatatatatccaatgcctagcccgagagcgcattgttttttagatataggaatagcacactacactagccagcaactgcgctggctgaggtttctattgtgtgggcttccaatgggtcgcgacgttctcaaacgaccggttacggaacatgagtccgttgctcgataaatacttgttttaattatgaatcgtggtttacggccaaccagccgagtggaagtttaacaactaccgaaaagctaaacattacatataatttgcaattggattagatggacaaattgatgtgaagatttgcgaaaaagttacacgtcttctcagtgagaatcgaactcacgactccccgatctctagttggggcgcgttaaccactacgccatgagaggactcatgaacgcagaagttaacctgaattcgatttcagctcaataatcacgtggtcctctttcgcaaagtgcacctctttcggaagaattagatgcccatccaaacacaacgctttctatatatatccaatgcctagcccgagagcgcattgttttttagatataggaatagcacactacactagccagcaactgcgctggctgaggtttctattgtgtgggcttccaatgggtcgcgacgttctcaaacgaccggttacggaacatgagtccgttgctcgataaatacttgttttaattatgaatcgtggtttacggccaaccagccgagtggaagtttaacaactaccgaaaagctaaacattacatataatttgcaattggattagatggacaaattgatgtgaagatttgcgaaaaagtt is a genomic window containing:
- the LOC110679098 gene encoding TAR DNA-binding protein 43-like, whose product is MDSEHGSDPMGMPGAVLVVEEEGEEAVELPLEDDGTLSLSTLQAQFYGACGLKYRNPENKAIRGVRLNDNKLHPFSPDQGWGNHIYICVFPKENKRKSDDKLENSTPKTKRIENRNRTTTDLIVLGLPWKTTEEGLREYFDAFGDLLVVQIKKDAKTGQSKGYGFIRFAKFESQMKALSKRHLIDGRWCDVKVPSSKDQMQHQMPSKIFLGRVTEEMTADDIREYFSKYGEVTDVFIPKPFRAFAFVTFIDPHVAQSLCGEDHLIKGASVYVSTASPRPEHNRNQQKNQMGGNFSNYDERGPPPRSSGSDYGGQQSHSNMNSNYHHGGGGGGGYNNLPQNQPIWNYNEYSQQNRQNNSNIDSMPNLQALGLNSTGPGPNGGGQGNTAGLHGGHHGSAGMGGNHLSGGGATSGATGAGGNSGAPGVIGNHGGPAGGNMNLNQMPINPAIIAAALSQWSLIGNQMHNNPQGSGGPGGPGAPGQSGSAAGPGNPAGPGSGGPGAGQEYLPWNGTGNGNSAAGGPAGRGEQNRQ